DNA from Chitinophaga pendula:
TTCTGATCTTCCGGTAGCTGTCAGTGAAGATCATGCGCAGTTTATGGTAAAGTTGCCATTACTTGAACTTTAATTTTTTTCAGATGAGAATAGTGATCATTGAAGACGAGAAACCGAATGCCACGAGGCTAAAAAATATGTTATTGGATATGCGTCCGGATATCGTTATCGAGGCGATACTGGATACGGTGAGTGCGAGTGTGGCATGGTTCCGGTCGCATCCTCATCCGGATGTTGCGTTGATGGATATCAGGCTGGGCGACGGTCTTTCTTTCGATATATTTCCGCAGGTGTCTTTGCGTTGTCCTGTTATTTTCACGACGGCTTATGATGAGTATGCGATCCGTGCTTTTAAGGTGAACAGCCTGGATTACCTATTGAAACCTGTGGAGCGGGATGACTTGCGGACGGCGCTGGACAAGGTACACACTCCTCAGCAGCAGCAGTTGCCGACGGATATGGTACATCAGCTGCTGGAGTTTTTCAAACGGAAGGAGATCTCTTACCGGTCCCGGTTTATGTTGCCTTATCGTGACGGTTACCGTACGGTGCTGGTGGAGGATGTGGACTTTGTATTTTATTCGTTCAATATTACGCACCTGGTATTGAAGGACGGTACGCAGGTGCCTGTAACCCAGACGATGGACGAATTGGAGGAGCAACTGGACCCGGATCGTTTTTTCCGGGCGAACCGTCAGCATATTATTAGCCTGGGTAGTATAGATAATATCCAGCATTCATTTAGTGGTAAGCTGAAGATCCTGTTAAAGCGGGACCTTGCCCGGGAGGTATTGATCAGCAAGGAGAAGGTACCGGTGTTTAAGCAATGGCTCGATAAGTAGTCCGTAATTATTACTCCCGTTAGGTTTGGAGGTATTGTATATGTATGTAATTGCCGGTATATTTATAGTAATAAGTATACTATGAGCAAATTATATCCACGTTTGTCGATCAGCATG
Protein-coding regions in this window:
- a CDS encoding LytR/AlgR family response regulator transcription factor, which encodes MRIVIIEDEKPNATRLKNMLLDMRPDIVIEAILDTVSASVAWFRSHPHPDVALMDIRLGDGLSFDIFPQVSLRCPVIFTTAYDEYAIRAFKVNSLDYLLKPVERDDLRTALDKVHTPQQQQLPTDMVHQLLEFFKRKEISYRSRFMLPYRDGYRTVLVEDVDFVFYSFNITHLVLKDGTQVPVTQTMDELEEQLDPDRFFRANRQHIISLGSIDNIQHSFSGKLKILLKRDLAREVLISKEKVPVFKQWLDK